A single window of Deltaproteobacteria bacterium DNA harbors:
- the wecB gene encoding UDP-N-acetylglucosamine 2-epimerase (non-hydrolyzing), whose product MAHAISRSACARAADRQGSYGGCGTHRHRAIGSRRARGGNGSRCVRRTCRWRRVCRNLSAGNRCAEHDRDRRRHRGASRLRAARLAQCAVEVHSQRAVAAARHQVTTAGARDSPHPECARGTLQSRQRSGGDHQRHRDAAADCRAVAATAAGACCRGRCVVATARKILVVFGTRPEAIKLAPVIAALRTVADVHVCVTAQHRQMLDQVLRAFAIQPDRDLNVMRAGQDLTDITAAVLSGIRDVLADERPDLVVVQGDTTTTMAVALGAFYARVPVAHVEAGLRTGDPASPFPEEINRRVTTVLADLHFAPTNGARDNLLAEGIAPDRITVTGNTGIDALLATTGRLARGEIAVQLPDAVEQVSRGRRMILVTGHRRESFGAGFLNICRALRQIAAEHPDVALVYPVHLNPNVREPVHRLLSGVPSIALIEPLDYLPFVALMQRAVILLTDSGGVQEEAPSLGTPVLVMREKTERPEGITAGVATLVGTDPARICGEVDRLLRERSAGAQSSAKANPYGDGRAAERIATAVAAYFATHPSV is encoded by the coding sequence ATGGCTCATGCGATTTCCCGCTCGGCTTGCGCCCGGGCAGCAGATCGCCAAGGCTCGTACGGTGGATGTGGTACCCACCGTCACCGCGCTATTGGGAGTCGCCGCGCCCGCGGCGGCAATGGGTCGCGATGTGTTCGCCGAACCTGCCGCTGGCGACGCGTATGCCGAAACCTATCTGCCGGCAACCGCTGTGCTGAGCACGACCGTGACCGACGGCGACACCGCGGTGCGTCTCGGCTTCGTGCGGCGCGCCTGGCGCAGTGCGCCGTGGAAGTTCATTCGCAGCGAGCCGTCGCCGCTGCTCGACACCAAGTCACCACCGCCGGTGCCCGAGACAGTCCGCACCCAGAATGTGCGCGAGGAACTCTACAATCTCGACAGCGATCCGGCGGAGACCACCAACGTCATCGCGACGCAGCCGCAGATTGCCGAGCAGTTGCGGCAACGGCTGCAGGCGCATGTTGCCGCGGGAGGTGCGTAGTGGCGACGGCGCGCAAGATTCTCGTGGTGTTCGGCACGCGTCCGGAAGCGATTAAGCTCGCCCCCGTGATCGCGGCGCTGCGAACCGTAGCCGACGTACACGTGTGCGTCACCGCGCAACACCGCCAGATGCTCGATCAAGTGCTGCGCGCATTTGCGATTCAGCCAGACCGCGATTTGAACGTCATGCGCGCCGGGCAGGATCTCACCGACATCACGGCGGCTGTACTCAGTGGCATCCGCGATGTTCTCGCCGACGAGCGGCCCGATCTCGTTGTCGTGCAGGGCGATACCACCACGACGATGGCGGTGGCGCTGGGGGCATTCTACGCCCGCGTACCGGTGGCTCACGTCGAGGCCGGCTTGCGCACCGGCGATCCGGCAAGTCCGTTTCCCGAAGAGATCAATCGCCGAGTCACAACGGTGCTCGCCGACCTCCACTTCGCACCAACCAACGGGGCGCGCGATAACTTGCTCGCGGAAGGCATCGCCCCCGATCGCATTACCGTGACCGGCAACACCGGGATCGATGCGCTGCTGGCGACGACGGGTCGCCTGGCGCGCGGCGAGATCGCGGTACAGCTACCGGACGCAGTGGAACAAGTCAGCCGTGGTCGCCGCATGATTCTCGTCACCGGCCATCGTCGTGAGAGCTTCGGCGCGGGCTTCCTGAACATTTGTCGCGCCCTCCGACAAATCGCCGCGGAACATCCAGACGTCGCCCTGGTGTATCCGGTGCACTTGAATCCCAACGTCCGCGAGCCCGTCCACCGTTTGTTAAGTGGTGTGCCGAGCATCGCGCTCATCGAGCCGCTCGACTACTTGCCGTTCGTCGCATTGATGCAGCGCGCGGTGATTCTCCTCACCGACTCCGGAGGCGTACAGGAAGAAGCGCCGTCGTTGGGCACGCCGGTGCTAGTGATGCGCGAGAAGACCGAGCGGCCGGAGGGCATCACCGCGGGGGTGGCAACCTTGGTGGGCACGGATCCGGCGCGGATTTGCGGCGAGGTCGATCGCTTGCTGCGCGAGCGTTCGGCAGGCGCGCAATCGTCAGCGAAGGCGAACCCCTACGGCGACGGTCGTGCCGCCGAGCGCATCGCGACGGCGGTGGCTGCCTATTTTGCCACGCACCCGAGCGTGTGA
- a CDS encoding PAS domain S-box protein — MTTFTVRGGTPFAQHRREQLIQRAPGALITAAAMVALYNVLVVALGTHTISGQVLYAVETAIPFGGAFLLRLRAARRHVERTLLLLDMIFTTLVLSELFLPQANVAGISLALALKLAGTALVFPWAPVWQAAAAAYTLAGYTLAGMITGVMVGAGPNIIVAPLVGAMLCIVGATLVDGHRRGLYAQQVALAESEEKYRSLTEGAVAGVLVYQDDRFVFANEATARMLGYSREELIGQSHNKLYRPEDLAEAERALADLLSGQRGPFETLLRVSRRDGREVQARASFSCIQYDSRPAALGVVIDVTEERDRQREATRLAAEMCASEARYRDLFENATDLIIETDLNGYFIGANPAALALAGYAAADLQRGLHLSHLVAPDFRPTAMQFRSELLAGVAVQQPHVVPLVARDGSRHEIELYTRVIQRDGRPIYVQSIGRDVTERQRVDSERQTLLLQTQRLAAFQHALTAVAPALHGSHGLDHTSAQIAGICRDLFDVSCVYLWYREGDMLVGRGASGEWAEEFRTWSVPLFDPQALSTRAFEEKRPVYVNRIEESEWRNHPVAQVGMCAWMVIPLFDGDQILGALALLDRVNPERFDAQSAEWAQIFAAQAVLAIENARLRDRERVEARATAHLLTFAQTLHAKLGDPALRRSLAEESALLLDADITAIVIHDAEQSRFRVAHVHGLDEEQRLEIEGLEFEPQTAPVFTAEARQFSRAAAAKPLAAMMMERWGIEHVLYLPIRRDQTFLALLVFARRRELAFSDDSVRLAEGIAYHAATTLENARLLDALHAANRLKSDFVATMSHELRSPLNVIIGYTDLLRDAQFGAVTPQQTETLDRVLAQSQQLLELINATLDLSRLERGEVGLAREQFALGELFGELQAQVAPRLAKAAAAVHWQPVNGMRALHTDRGKLKLIVRNLLDNALKFTEEGRIDIAAREIDNAIEILVRDTGRGIPPESLPNIFDMFRQVDSADSRTHGGVGLGLYIVRRLAEMLGGTVGVESQVGVGSTFRVSVPRQLREPLRAAESAPSA, encoded by the coding sequence ATGACAACTTTCACCGTTCGCGGCGGGACGCCGTTCGCTCAGCACCGGCGGGAGCAGTTGATCCAACGCGCCCCAGGCGCGCTGATTACCGCAGCGGCCATGGTCGCGCTCTACAATGTCCTGGTGGTTGCGCTCGGCACGCACACGATCAGTGGTCAGGTGCTCTACGCCGTCGAAACCGCCATCCCGTTCGGCGGCGCCTTTCTCTTGCGACTGCGCGCGGCACGTCGCCATGTTGAAAGAACCCTGCTGCTGCTCGATATGATCTTCACCACGTTGGTCTTGTCGGAATTGTTCCTTCCCCAAGCCAACGTCGCAGGGATCTCCCTCGCGCTGGCGCTGAAGCTCGCGGGCACCGCGCTGGTATTTCCGTGGGCCCCGGTGTGGCAGGCGGCGGCCGCGGCGTACACGCTTGCTGGCTACACGCTGGCAGGCATGATCACCGGCGTGATGGTGGGCGCCGGACCGAACATCATCGTTGCGCCGCTGGTCGGAGCGATGCTGTGTATCGTTGGCGCCACCTTGGTGGATGGACATCGGCGGGGCCTGTACGCGCAACAGGTTGCGTTAGCGGAATCGGAAGAAAAGTACCGCTCGCTCACCGAAGGGGCGGTCGCGGGCGTGCTGGTGTACCAAGACGACCGGTTTGTGTTCGCCAACGAAGCGACCGCGCGGATGCTAGGCTACTCGCGCGAGGAGCTCATCGGGCAATCACACAACAAGCTGTACCGGCCCGAAGACCTAGCAGAAGCCGAGCGCGCCCTCGCCGACCTGTTGTCGGGGCAACGCGGGCCGTTCGAAACGTTGTTGCGCGTGTCACGACGCGACGGGCGTGAAGTCCAGGCGCGGGCGAGCTTCAGTTGTATTCAGTACGACAGCCGTCCGGCGGCGCTCGGCGTGGTGATCGACGTGACGGAGGAACGTGACCGCCAACGCGAGGCCACTCGGCTGGCGGCTGAGATGTGCGCGTCAGAAGCGCGCTACCGCGATCTGTTCGAGAACGCCACCGACCTGATTATCGAAACCGACCTCAATGGATACTTCATCGGCGCCAACCCGGCCGCCCTGGCGTTGGCGGGATACGCCGCCGCTGATCTGCAGCGCGGCCTCCACCTCTCGCACCTGGTCGCGCCCGACTTTCGGCCAACCGCGATGCAATTCCGCAGCGAGCTTTTGGCTGGCGTTGCAGTGCAGCAGCCGCACGTCGTGCCGCTGGTTGCGCGTGATGGATCGCGCCACGAGATCGAGTTGTACACGCGGGTGATCCAGAGGGATGGCCGCCCCATCTACGTCCAGAGCATCGGGCGTGATGTCACCGAGCGCCAGCGCGTTGACAGCGAACGCCAGACGCTGTTGCTGCAAACCCAGCGCTTGGCGGCGTTCCAGCATGCGCTGACGGCGGTTGCGCCCGCGCTCCACGGTTCGCACGGACTCGACCACACGTCGGCGCAGATCGCGGGCATTTGTCGCGATCTGTTCGATGTCTCGTGTGTCTATCTGTGGTATCGCGAGGGTGACATGCTGGTAGGCCGTGGGGCCAGCGGCGAGTGGGCGGAAGAATTTCGCACCTGGAGTGTCCCGCTGTTCGATCCGCAAGCGCTGAGCACGCGGGCGTTCGAGGAGAAGCGCCCCGTCTACGTCAATCGCATTGAGGAGTCCGAGTGGCGCAATCATCCGGTGGCGCAGGTCGGCATGTGCGCTTGGATGGTGATCCCGCTGTTCGACGGTGACCAGATTCTTGGGGCACTGGCGCTGCTGGATCGCGTGAACCCTGAGCGCTTCGACGCCCAATCGGCCGAGTGGGCGCAGATTTTCGCGGCCCAGGCGGTCCTCGCCATCGAAAACGCGCGGCTGCGCGACCGAGAGCGCGTCGAAGCACGGGCGACTGCGCATTTGTTGACGTTCGCGCAAACCTTGCACGCAAAGCTCGGCGACCCAGCGCTGCGCCGCAGCTTGGCCGAGGAGTCAGCGCTCCTGCTCGATGCCGACATCACCGCTATCGTGATCCATGACGCCGAGCAGAGTCGTTTCCGCGTGGCCCATGTGCACGGCCTCGATGAGGAACAGCGCCTGGAGATCGAGGGCCTTGAGTTTGAGCCCCAGACGGCTCCGGTCTTCACCGCCGAGGCCCGCCAGTTCAGCCGCGCCGCAGCCGCGAAACCTCTCGCTGCCATGATGATGGAGCGCTGGGGGATTGAGCACGTACTCTATCTTCCTATCCGCCGCGATCAGACTTTTCTGGCGTTGCTGGTGTTCGCGCGTCGGCGAGAACTGGCCTTCTCCGACGACAGCGTGCGACTCGCCGAAGGGATCGCGTATCATGCGGCAACGACGCTCGAGAATGCACGGCTTCTCGATGCGCTGCACGCCGCCAATCGTTTGAAGTCGGACTTCGTGGCCACCATGTCGCACGAGCTCCGCTCACCGCTGAACGTGATCATCGGCTACACCGACTTGCTGCGCGATGCGCAGTTCGGCGCGGTGACGCCGCAACAAACCGAGACGCTCGACCGCGTCCTGGCACAATCGCAGCAACTGCTCGAACTCATCAACGCCACCCTCGATCTCAGCCGACTCGAACGCGGCGAAGTCGGCCTCGCCCGGGAACAATTCGCGCTTGGGGAGCTGTTCGGGGAATTGCAAGCGCAAGTCGCCCCGCGGCTGGCGAAGGCGGCAGCGGCCGTGCACTGGCAGCCGGTCAACGGCATGCGCGCGCTGCACACGGATCGCGGCAAACTTAAGTTGATCGTCCGCAATCTGCTCGACAACGCACTGAAGTTCACCGAGGAAGGACGGATCGATATCGCCGCGCGCGAGATCGACAACGCGATCGAAATCCTGGTGCGGGACACTGGCCGAGGGATTCCGCCCGAGTCGTTGCCCAACATTTTCGATATGTTTCGGCAAGTCGATTCGGCCGATAGCCGGACGCACGGCGGGGTAGGGCTGGGGTTGTACATCGTGCGCCGCCTGGCGGAGATGTTGGGCGGCACTGTCGGCGTGGAGAGTCAGGTCGGCGTCGGCTCGACTTTTCGCGTCAGCGTTCCACGTCAGCTCCGTGAACCGCTGCGCGCCGCGGAATCGGCACCCTCGGCTTGA
- a CDS encoding TetR/AcrR family transcriptional regulator — protein sequence MHRATSTPQPIRRTPGRRSSAEAAQTRIRLLRRAEQVFARKGYGATSLRELARASGVRMFTIQHHFGSKRRLYEEILRQWDRDVEQIVAQVLAETTEPRPLVQRTIERLFDFFVANRARLSLNARAALGEGLPRQLALSDRSWLRFMRTTLKARHLGTRGLDPGLLLITIEGVLHHHILATTHYRQLFGRDLTNPVVAKAVKDHLTRVILTLLGPASGTKTSLA from the coding sequence ATGCACCGCGCGACCAGCACGCCACAGCCGATTCGAAGGACGCCCGGCCGCCGCAGCAGCGCCGAGGCGGCTCAGACTCGCATCCGCCTGCTCCGGCGCGCCGAGCAGGTCTTCGCCCGCAAGGGATACGGCGCGACCTCGCTGCGTGAATTGGCTCGCGCCAGCGGCGTACGCATGTTCACTATCCAGCACCACTTCGGCTCGAAACGTCGTCTATACGAAGAGATTCTCCGACAGTGGGACCGCGACGTCGAGCAGATCGTGGCGCAGGTCCTCGCAGAAACCACCGAGCCTCGCCCTTTGGTGCAGCGCACCATCGAGCGCCTGTTCGATTTCTTCGTGGCCAATCGCGCCCGCCTGAGCCTGAACGCCCGCGCCGCCCTCGGCGAAGGGCTCCCGCGACAGCTGGCGCTCAGCGACCGCAGCTGGCTCCGGTTCATGCGCACCACACTGAAGGCCCGGCACCTTGGCACTCGCGGGCTGGACCCGGGGCTGCTCCTCATCACGATCGAAGGAGTGCTCCACCATCACATCCTGGCGACGACGCACTACCGCCAGCTTTTCGGGCGCGACCTAACGAACCCGGTTGTAGCGAAAGCGGTGAAGGATCATTTGACACGGGTGATTCTCACGTTGCTCGGACCTGCTTCGGGCACAAAGACCTCGCTGGCGTAG
- a CDS encoding DUF1329 domain-containing protein produces MIVRVKVSALAILAAALLVCAGPSRADVVPGETITKDNIEKIKDLISPGIEWCVQHGMQMKIVPYKKVEWNKAFREATEKYSGQVKLAPDGRSLVGHVAGLPFPNLDANDPQYALKLMWNYEYKPFVTDDEDLRNFDADTGPVADGPMGVERHFLLDHLRTLLYNGRIIVDPKPERPNPDQVRGKSSLHPILEPFDLKGIGSTSIRYLSPDRQDDTWLYLPTLRRVRRLSSAQRSDALFGQDTDVDSYGGYAGQIPWFDWKFLGEKEILASFHSDNFPVKYCDNGGDFIFCDNWEKRKVWVIEGVSKLPQYAYGKRLIFLDQESYLIAFSDMFDRSGHLWKVWVNQWSFRKRATPSYGVEYPDEMPFQPSITMVDMQLSHATRAALPSNKFPGEQGWYFNQGEKSGMTEEFFTIAELIASGT; encoded by the coding sequence ATGATCGTTCGTGTAAAGGTGTCGGCGCTAGCCATCCTCGCCGCGGCGCTCCTGGTGTGTGCTGGACCGAGCCGTGCCGATGTCGTTCCGGGCGAGACTATTACCAAGGACAACATCGAAAAAATCAAGGATCTCATCTCACCCGGGATTGAGTGGTGCGTGCAGCACGGCATGCAGATGAAGATCGTCCCGTACAAGAAGGTCGAGTGGAACAAGGCGTTTCGCGAAGCGACCGAGAAGTACTCCGGGCAGGTGAAGCTTGCGCCCGACGGGCGCTCGCTGGTCGGGCACGTCGCCGGACTACCATTCCCGAACCTCGATGCCAACGACCCACAGTACGCTCTGAAGCTGATGTGGAACTACGAGTACAAGCCCTTCGTCACCGATGACGAAGACCTGCGTAACTTCGACGCCGACACCGGTCCAGTCGCCGACGGACCGATGGGGGTGGAACGACACTTCCTGCTCGATCACCTCCGCACCCTGCTGTACAACGGCCGTATCATCGTCGATCCGAAGCCGGAACGGCCCAACCCGGATCAAGTGCGCGGCAAGAGTTCGCTGCATCCCATCCTGGAACCCTTCGACCTCAAGGGCATCGGCTCTACCAGCATCCGTTACCTCAGTCCCGATCGTCAGGACGATACGTGGCTCTACTTGCCGACCCTGCGTCGGGTGCGCCGTTTGTCGAGCGCGCAGCGTTCCGACGCGCTGTTCGGCCAGGACACGGATGTCGACAGCTATGGCGGCTACGCCGGACAGATCCCGTGGTTCGATTGGAAATTTCTCGGCGAGAAGGAAATACTCGCCTCGTTCCACTCCGACAACTTTCCGGTCAAGTACTGCGACAACGGTGGCGACTTCATCTTCTGCGACAACTGGGAGAAGCGCAAAGTCTGGGTCATTGAAGGCGTCTCGAAGCTGCCGCAATACGCGTACGGCAAGCGGCTGATCTTCCTCGATCAGGAGAGCTACCTGATTGCCTTCAGCGATATGTTTGATCGCTCCGGTCACCTGTGGAAGGTGTGGGTCAACCAGTGGTCGTTCCGCAAACGCGCGACGCCGAGCTACGGCGTCGAGTACCCGGACGAGATGCCCTTCCAGCCCAGCATCACCATGGTGGACATGCAGCTCAGCCATGCGACGCGCGCGGCGTTGCCGAGCAACAAGTTCCCCGGTGAACAGGGGTGGTACTTCAATCAGGGAGAGAAGTCCGGCATGACGGAAGAATTTTTTACCATCGCCGAGTTGATTGCCTCCGGTACGTGA
- a CDS encoding OmpA family protein produces the protein MRRRSWAVILIAALLMQSACATMQKPSWNKPVGKWTWISAAVCGAAGAGGGYAIADNIPGHSCATTTTGSESQQNCVRDDHNYAAWTVGLGAGMAVLCGIAGYLFLDPGEQVASAPPPPPAVEVPPPGPPITRKRIVLRGITFDFNKSIVRAESSPVLDEARNTLLANPGVKVVVEGYTDSIGSDEYNQALSIRRAEAVYRYLVNGGVPPEQLSTVGFGKTHPVADNSTDSGRAQNRRVELRVE, from the coding sequence ATGCGACGGCGATCCTGGGCAGTAATCCTCATAGCGGCGCTGCTGATGCAGAGCGCGTGCGCCACGATGCAGAAGCCTTCGTGGAACAAGCCGGTAGGCAAGTGGACCTGGATCTCCGCGGCCGTATGTGGCGCCGCCGGCGCCGGGGGCGGGTACGCCATCGCGGATAACATCCCGGGCCATTCGTGTGCCACCACCACGACCGGATCCGAGAGCCAGCAGAACTGCGTTCGCGACGATCACAACTACGCCGCGTGGACGGTGGGCTTGGGTGCGGGCATGGCCGTCCTGTGTGGCATCGCCGGCTACCTGTTCTTGGATCCCGGCGAGCAGGTCGCCAGCGCGCCGCCGCCGCCGCCAGCCGTGGAAGTGCCGCCTCCTGGGCCACCGATTACACGCAAGCGCATCGTGTTGCGCGGCATCACCTTCGACTTCAACAAGAGCATCGTCCGCGCCGAGTCGTCGCCGGTGCTCGATGAAGCCCGCAACACGTTGCTCGCCAACCCTGGCGTGAAGGTCGTCGTCGAGGGATACACCGACTCGATCGGCAGCGACGAGTACAACCAAGCGCTGTCGATCCGGCGCGCCGAAGCGGTGTACCGCTACCTCGTCAATGGCGGCGTGCCGCCAGAGCAGTTGAGCACCGTCGGCTTCGGCAAGACCCATCCGGTGGCGGACAACAGCACGGATTCGGGTCGGGCGCAGAATCGTCGTGTGGAACTGCGGGTCGAATAG
- a CDS encoding cytochrome P450, with protein MPTDMELFGGTMMSPIVDPYSVYRRLRQEQPVICVEGLLGRDHLVTRYDDVLAILKNPTLFSSRANARGAGLVMGRTILEMDGREHLRHRTLITPFFAPSALRGGVEAMIEATVHHLIDQFVADGRADLIPQFTFTFPMRVIAHIIGIPVDDFATFHHWAADLLRIGDDPEKGFAASAWLIDYLRPILDQRRAQPDAGLLSALLHTEIDGQRLTDEEVLSFLRLLLPAGAETTYRLLGSTLFALLSHPDQLEEVQVDRSKLDLAIEETLRWEAPIQYVSRETTTDATVAGIDIPAGELVSAALGSANRDERHFEDPDQFDLHRRRDDHLAFGLGPHFCAGSHLARAEARVALGALLDRLPNLRLDSAHRPQVVGLALRSPDRLHVLFDA; from the coding sequence ATGCCTACTGACATGGAACTCTTTGGTGGCACGATGATGAGTCCGATCGTGGATCCGTACTCCGTCTATCGGCGTCTCCGGCAGGAGCAGCCCGTGATCTGTGTCGAGGGCCTCCTCGGGCGAGATCACCTGGTCACACGCTATGACGACGTGCTCGCCATCCTCAAGAATCCCACGCTCTTCTCGTCGCGCGCCAATGCCCGCGGCGCTGGGCTGGTCATGGGCCGCACGATTCTCGAAATGGACGGGCGTGAGCATCTCCGCCACCGGACCCTGATCACTCCGTTCTTTGCGCCCAGCGCCCTACGCGGCGGCGTCGAAGCCATGATCGAGGCGACAGTGCATCACTTGATCGATCAGTTCGTCGCCGATGGACGCGCCGATCTCATCCCGCAATTCACGTTCACGTTTCCGATGCGGGTGATCGCGCATATCATCGGCATCCCGGTCGATGACTTTGCCACCTTCCATCATTGGGCGGCGGACCTGCTGCGTATCGGCGACGACCCCGAGAAGGGTTTCGCGGCATCGGCGTGGCTCATCGACTACCTGCGCCCTATTCTCGATCAGCGCCGGGCCCAGCCGGACGCCGGCCTCCTGAGCGCGCTCTTGCACACCGAGATCGACGGCCAGCGGCTCACCGACGAAGAGGTGCTCAGCTTCCTGCGGTTGCTGCTACCCGCCGGCGCCGAAACCACCTATAGGCTGCTCGGCAGTACGCTCTTTGCCCTCCTGTCGCACCCCGATCAGCTCGAGGAGGTGCAGGTCGACCGCTCGAAACTTGATCTCGCGATCGAGGAAACGCTGCGCTGGGAAGCTCCGATACAGTATGTGTCGCGCGAAACGACGACGGACGCGACCGTCGCCGGCATCGACATCCCCGCCGGCGAACTGGTGTCTGCCGCCTTGGGTTCGGCCAACCGTGACGAGCGTCACTTCGAGGACCCGGACCAATTCGACCTGCATCGTCGTCGCGACGACCACCTCGCCTTCGGACTCGGCCCGCACTTCTGTGCCGGCTCGCACCTGGCGCGCGCCGAGGCCCGCGTCGCGCTGGGCGCACTCCTCGATCGTCTACCCAATCTTCGGCTCGACTCCGCGCACCGACCGCAGGTGGTCGGATTGGCCCTGCGTTCACCGGACCGGCTACATGTCCTCTTCGACGCCTAG
- a CDS encoding nucleotide sugar dehydrogenase, which translates to MASICVLGLGYVGLPTAALLAAAGHRVLGVDTDPRVLARLANGEPHIDEPGLATVVRAALQSGHLRPAARPEAAEIFVIAVPTPLQRGEGLPRADLAAVRGAAESIVPVLRKGNLVLLESTSPPGTTRDVLAPVLERSGLSAERDLDVAYCPERVIPGNILKELLANVRIVGGLTSRAAERAAELYRTFVDGEIICTDAMTAELVKLMENTYRDVNIALANQLARMAEDLDVDAWRVIELANRHPRVHLHQPGPGVGGHCIGVDPWFLVEKLPEATRLLRVARELNDGVPKVMTDWAIDLVRDVTRPKIALLGQAYKGDVDDARESPAVRVRDLLVARAGAQVATHDPHVGDHRDVAALHRCVDGAHLIVLLTPHAAYQQLDPVDIAQRMARRVILDTRGCVNRTAWRAAGFRVEVLGASPRPR; encoded by the coding sequence ATGGCGTCGATCTGCGTTCTCGGGCTCGGCTATGTCGGCTTGCCGACTGCGGCGTTGCTCGCCGCGGCCGGCCATCGTGTGCTGGGCGTTGACACCGACCCCCGCGTGTTGGCGCGACTCGCGAACGGTGAACCGCACATCGACGAACCTGGTTTGGCAACCGTGGTGCGCGCGGCGCTGCAGTCCGGCCACCTGCGTCCCGCCGCGCGTCCCGAAGCCGCAGAGATCTTCGTCATCGCGGTGCCAACACCGCTGCAACGCGGCGAGGGGTTGCCCCGTGCGGATCTCGCTGCGGTGCGCGGCGCGGCGGAGTCGATCGTGCCGGTTCTGCGGAAAGGCAATCTGGTGTTGCTCGAATCGACCTCGCCGCCCGGGACCACGCGCGACGTGCTGGCTCCGGTGCTCGAACGATCCGGGCTGAGCGCCGAACGCGACCTCGATGTCGCGTACTGTCCGGAGCGCGTGATCCCGGGCAACATTCTCAAGGAGTTACTTGCCAACGTCCGCATCGTCGGCGGGCTCACATCACGCGCGGCCGAGCGCGCCGCCGAGCTTTACCGCACCTTCGTTGACGGCGAGATCATCTGCACCGACGCGATGACAGCGGAGTTGGTGAAGCTGATGGAGAACACCTACCGCGACGTCAACATCGCGCTCGCCAATCAGCTCGCGCGCATGGCCGAGGACCTCGATGTCGACGCGTGGCGCGTCATCGAGCTTGCCAATCGCCATCCCCGTGTTCATCTGCACCAGCCGGGACCGGGTGTGGGCGGTCATTGCATCGGCGTCGATCCCTGGTTTCTGGTGGAGAAGCTCCCCGAGGCGACACGCCTCTTACGCGTGGCGCGGGAGCTCAACGACGGCGTGCCAAAAGTGATGACCGATTGGGCCATCGACCTCGTGCGCGATGTCACTCGGCCAAAGATCGCGCTACTCGGCCAGGCATACAAGGGCGATGTGGACGATGCGCGCGAGTCCCCTGCCGTCCGCGTACGCGATCTGCTCGTCGCCCGCGCTGGCGCCCAAGTGGCGACTCATGACCCTCACGTCGGTGATCATCGCGATGTCGCGGCGCTGCACCGCTGCGTAGACGGCGCACATCTGATCGTTCTGCTCACACCACACGCGGCCTACCAGCAACTGGATCCCGTCGACATAGCCCAACGAATGGCGCGGCGCGTGATCCTCGACACTCGTGGCTGCGTGAATCGCACGGCGTGGCGGGCGGCGGGATTTCGCGTCGAGGTGCTGGGCGCCTCACCGCGCCCACGCTGA